Proteins encoded by one window of Vespula pensylvanica isolate Volc-1 chromosome 6, ASM1446617v1, whole genome shotgun sequence:
- the LOC122630177 gene encoding bifunctional peptidase and (3S)-lysyl hydroxylase Jmjd7 isoform X2 — translation MIDATDKIEKACQVLSQEVKELYLGNEIAEINAVTPNGYADAITKCVFEGITKQYFVMPEERSLTMSTFLNTLENHESESIFYIQKQNSNFKDFTELWNDTETDISWATNAFGKKPDAINFWMGDHRAVTSMHKDPYENIYCVVSGEKTFILHPPTDLPWIPYEKYPPAVYKEIEPGKWTIEPVNIKNNVESEYSEIFDTIPWINIDPLNPDYNRYPKYKNVQRLEVTVKKGDILYLPSLWFHHVRQSHACIAINYWYDMEFDIKYAYFKALEALTQ, via the exons ATGATAGATGCAacagataaaattgaaaaagcaTGTCAGGTTCTTTCTCAAGAAGTTAAAg agCTGTACCTAGGAAATGAAATTGCAGAAATAAATG CTGTCACACCTAATGGATATGCCGATGCGATAACAAAATGTGTTTTTGAGGGCAtaacaaaacaatattttgTTATGCCAGAAGAACGTTCTCTTACAATGTCTACATTTTTGAATACTCTTGAAAATCATGAATCGGaaagtatattttacatacagAAACAGAATTCTAACTTTAAAGATTTCACTGAACTTTGGAATGACACAGAAACAGATATTTCATGGGCTACAAATGCTTTCGGTAAAAAGCCTGATGCTATTAATTTTTGGATGGGTGATCACAGAGCAGTAACATCTA TGCATAAAGACCCATACGAAAACATATATTGCGTAGTATCAGGtgaaaaaacttttattttacatcCTCCCACGGATTTACCTTGGATCCCGTATGAAAAATATCCGCCTGctgtttataaagaaatagagcCTGGAAAGTGGACTATTGAACcggttaatataaaaaataatgtagagTCAGAATATTCTGAAATTTTTGACACGATACCATGGATAAATATCGATCCTCTTAATCCAGATTATAATag ATatccaaaatataaaaatgtacaaagATTAGAAGTGAcggtaaaaaaaggagatatattatatcttccttctctctggTTTCATCACGTAAGACAATCTCATGCATGCATAGCTATAAATTATTGGTATGACATGGAATTCGATATAAAGTATGCATATTTTAAAGCTCTCGAGGCGTTAACTCAATGA
- the LOC122630177 gene encoding bifunctional peptidase and (3S)-lysyl hydroxylase Jmjd7 isoform X1 — translation MIDATDKIEKACQVLSQEVKELYLGNEIAEINGTINPFIFYRDYVSKNLPVVIRNGVEHWPAVRKWSITYLREILGDKLISVAVTPNGYADAITKCVFEGITKQYFVMPEERSLTMSTFLNTLENHESESIFYIQKQNSNFKDFTELWNDTETDISWATNAFGKKPDAINFWMGDHRAVTSMHKDPYENIYCVVSGEKTFILHPPTDLPWIPYEKYPPAVYKEIEPGKWTIEPVNIKNNVESEYSEIFDTIPWINIDPLNPDYNRYPKYKNVQRLEVTVKKGDILYLPSLWFHHVRQSHACIAINYWYDMEFDIKYAYFKALEALTQ, via the exons ATGATAGATGCAacagataaaattgaaaaagcaTGTCAGGTTCTTTCTCAAGAAGTTAAAg agCTGTACCTAGGAAATGAAATTGCAGAAATAAATGGTACAATTAAtcctttcatattttatcgtGATTATGTTTCCAAAAATTTACCAGTAGTAATACGAAATGGCGTTGAACACTGGCCAGCTGTAAGAAAATGGTCTATAACTTATCTTCGAGAGATTTTAggcgataaattaatttcagtaGCTGTCACACCTAATGGATATGCCGATGCGATAACAAAATGTGTTTTTGAGGGCAtaacaaaacaatattttgTTATGCCAGAAGAACGTTCTCTTACAATGTCTACATTTTTGAATACTCTTGAAAATCATGAATCGGaaagtatattttacatacagAAACAGAATTCTAACTTTAAAGATTTCACTGAACTTTGGAATGACACAGAAACAGATATTTCATGGGCTACAAATGCTTTCGGTAAAAAGCCTGATGCTATTAATTTTTGGATGGGTGATCACAGAGCAGTAACATCTA TGCATAAAGACCCATACGAAAACATATATTGCGTAGTATCAGGtgaaaaaacttttattttacatcCTCCCACGGATTTACCTTGGATCCCGTATGAAAAATATCCGCCTGctgtttataaagaaatagagcCTGGAAAGTGGACTATTGAACcggttaatataaaaaataatgtagagTCAGAATATTCTGAAATTTTTGACACGATACCATGGATAAATATCGATCCTCTTAATCCAGATTATAATag ATatccaaaatataaaaatgtacaaagATTAGAAGTGAcggtaaaaaaaggagatatattatatcttccttctctctggTTTCATCACGTAAGACAATCTCATGCATGCATAGCTATAAATTATTGGTATGACATGGAATTCGATATAAAGTATGCATATTTTAAAGCTCTCGAGGCGTTAACTCAATGA
- the LOC122630174 gene encoding serine protease snake-like — translation MSSVTLTWINFIVHFILIFLRTEGQLFEGSRCSINGNSGICTILPKCTVIYNELLSGKPPERICGYSNFDPIVCCPKDGQSNRDTTSTSTTTTTTTTTTTTTTTTIRPVQPNENDRGALARAKCQEYSQYVYELQYPPLLTFNAKPVNISVCGVKGKTLIVGGTIALPKEFPHMVAIGYDSSEGILWNCGGTLVSERYVLTAAHCTYSQDWGGASWARVGDLNLARTDDNARPKNYRIIKRIRYPKYKIPSQYHDIALFKLEANVEFNAYVRPACLQTTLPDAPENKATATGWGLVDWQDETGSDNLLKVTLNIVPQSSCNESFNDGIDIQLLRGIVGDWQLCAGGLKKDTCQGDSGGPLAIFNEEHYCMYNVIGVTSLGRLCGSNIPGVYTRVYNYIPWLESVIWGENN, via the exons ATGTCTTCCGTGACATTAACATGGATCAACTTCatcgttcattttattttgatctttCTTCGAACAGAGGGACAACTTTTCGAAG gaAGTCGATGCTCGATAAATGGAAACAGCGGTATTTGTACAATTTTACCGAAATGTACTGTTATATATAACGAGTTACTATCCGGAAAACCACCAGAACGTATTTGTGGATACTCGAATTTCGATCCCATTGTTTGTTGTCCTAAGGATGGACAATCTAATCGTGACACAACATCGACgtcaactactactactactactactactactactaccaccactactactacaatACGACCAGTGCAACCTAATGAAAATGATCGAGGTGCTCTTGCTCGAGCAA AATGTCAAGAATATTCTCAATACGTATATGAACTTCAATATCCACCACTTTTAACATTCAATGCAAAACCAGTCAACATTTCGGTATGCGGTGTTAAGGGTAAGACATTGATAGTAGGTGGTACTATAGCACTTCCAAAAGAATTTCCTCACATGGTTGCAATCGGTTACGACAGTAGCGAAGGTATTCTTTGGAATTGTGGTGGGACTTTGGTTTCCGAGAGATACGTTTTAACAGCCGCCCATTGCACATATTCACAAGATTG gGGTGGTGCTAGTTGGGCTAGAGTAGGCGATCTAAATCTGGCAAGAACGGACGACAACGCAAGACCAAAAAATTACAGAATAATCAAAAGAATTAGATATCccaaatataaaatacctTCGCAGTATCACGATATCGCACTTTTCAAATTGGAAGCTAACGTGGAATTCAACGCATACGTTAGACCGGCTTGTTTACAAACTACTTTACCAGATGCACCTGAAAATAAAGCGACCGCAACCGGTTGGGGTTTGGTAGACTGGC aAGACGAAACTGGATCGGATAATTTATTGAAGGTCACTTTAAATATCGTACCTCAATCATCTTGCAATGAAAGTTTCAACGATGGTATAGATATTCAATTGTTACGTGGCATCGTTGGTGATTGGCAACTTTGTGCTGgtggattaaaaaaagacaCTTGTCAG GGTGACAGTGGTGGTCCATTGGCGATTTTTAACGAGGAACATTATTGCATGTATAATGTCATTGGTGTTACGAGTTTAGGAAGATTATGTGGTAGCAATATTCCAGGAGTATATACCAGAGTTTACAATTATATCCCTTGGCTAGAAAGTGTGATATGGggtgaaaataattaa
- the LOC122630176 gene encoding uncharacterized protein LOC122630176: protein MSVTVNTSRNDTGSPSMSKMEDNLSNSDGPLIGKSVHQNSTNSLRISTENVNVGMTVLSRGPILIDDSRKPCVWTLIIFLVMIGLCNLVISVTIIAVLRISQGMEAIEVIPDENLVKFSGRTDLDRICLQSGICQSYGDEPMEILSENGIIVDVNGKLNVGTYHSHFALLPNGTSISQVRSFEIKDFRTGGIYFSTDFPKFGLPSGVDRIDVKITQTHRITSPVNESLGINSDDRISLHGAEGIKMESKDIIWSASNDVLLKSLNGSIIFDAENGVSIDIDNIPVAPLFVQNPTDQEQFKVCICMPQGKLFKVPVRAGANLRSTNCARISRTPENDPCLR, encoded by the exons ATGTCGGTCACCGTGAATACTTCTAGAAACGACACTGGATCACCTTCCATGTCAAAAATGGAagataatttatcgaatagtGATGGACCATTGATTGGAAAGAGCGTTCATCAAAATAGTACCAACAGTCTTCGTATAAG taCCGAAAACGTTAATGTTGGCATGACCGTCCTCTCTCGTGGACCAATATTGATCGATGACTCGAGGAAACCTTGCGTATGgacgttaataattttcttagtGATGATTGGGCTATGTAATCTAGTCATAAGTGTGACAATTATTGCTGTATTAAGAATCAGTCAAGGTATGGAGGCGATTGAAGTGATACCGGATGAAAATCTCGTGAAATTTTCCGGTCGTACGGATTTGGACAGA ATTTGTTTGCAATCTGGCATCTGCCAAAGTTATGGTGACGAGCCAATGGAGATATTATCCGAAAATGGTATTATAGTCGACGTGAACGGTAAATTAAATGTGGGAACATACCATTCGCATTTTGCACTTCTTCCAAATGGTACCAGCATTTCTCAGGTTCGTTCATTCGAGATCAAAGATTTTCGTACTGGTGGGATTTACTTTAGTACAGATTTTCCGAAATTTGGCCTCCCAAGTGGCGTCGATAGAATAGATGTAAAAATAACACAAACCCACAGAATCACGTCACCGGTTAACGAAAGCCTTGGAATCAATTCGgacgatcgaatttctttgCACGGTGCTGAAGGCATCAAAATGGAAAGCAAGGACATTATTTGGAGTGCCAGTAACGATGTACTTCTTAAAAGCCTCAACGGAAGTATCATATTTGATGCGGAAAATGGCGTTAGcatcgatatcgataatataccTGTTGCACCGCTGTTCGTACAAAATCCTACTGATCAAGAACAATTTAAAGTATGCATTTGCATGCCCCAAGGAAAACTCTTTAAGGTTCCTGTACGTGCCGGTGCCAATCTACGATCTACTAATTGCGCTCGAATCAGTAGGACTCCAGAAAACGATCCCTGCTtacgataa
- the LOC122630175 gene encoding interleukin enhancer-binding factor 2 homolog, which translates to MVRGGRGGMLRGGRGGMGRGMGFPRKQFLPRHPFDYTLCEAAFPRVKTAPDESDLQSALLKKNADMCPTPKEQTSILNLVTKLQSVLDNLIVAPGTFEACQLEEVRQVGSFKKGTMIKGHNIADIVVILKTLPTKTAVEALGTKVNNDLKTGNPKEVFRLVQTERGFDIANNEATVRVLITTLHQNLRKLESDQHLDVQICQGHLAAIRHSRWFEENAHHSSIKVLIRLLRDLRSRFEGLEPLSPWMLDLLAHNAIMNNPSRQALPINQAYKRVLQLLASGLFLPGSAGISDPCEGGNIRVHTAMTLEQQDLVCLTAQTLLRVLAHGGYRPLLEGTNKLAVEMSVWAGGVVASPLDKAYEPPTEQEQQEDMEESNEEMITENV; encoded by the exons ATGGTACGAGGTGGACGCGGCGGAATGCTCagaggtggaagaggaggtATGGGTCGTGGAATGGGATTTCCAAGGAAACAATTTTTACCACGACATCCATTTGACTATACGTTATGCGAAGCTGCATTTCCTCGTGTCAAAACTGCTCCAGACGAATCCGACCTTCAATCtgctcttttaaaaaaaaatgcagaTATGTGTCCAACTCCGAAGGAACAAACATCTATCTTGAATTTAGTAACAAAATTGCAAAGCGTTTTGGATAATTTGATTGTTGCGCCAGGAACTTTCGAAGcttgt CAATTAGAAGAAGTGAGACAAGTCGGTAGttttaaaaaaggaacaatGATCAAAGGTCATAATATTGCTGATATTGTTGTTATTCTTAAAACGCTACCAACTAAAACAGCAGTAGAAGCGCTCGGAACGAAAGTCAATAACGATCTTAAAACCGGAAATCCCAAGGAAGTGTTCAGACTTGTACAAACAGAACGTGGTTTCGATATTGCTAATAACGAGGCTACCGTAAGGGTATTAATCACAACGTTACACCAAAATTTACGTAAATTGGAATCGGACCAACATTTAGATGTACAGATCTGTCAAG GACACTTGGCAGCAATCCGACATTCTCGTTGGTTCGAAGAGAATGCTCATCATTCTAGTATCAAGGTTCTGATTAGGTTACTGAGAGATCTTCGAAGTAGGTTTGAAGGTTTAGAGCCATTGTCACCTTGGATGCTCGATTTACTCGCACATAATGCAATAATGAACAATCCAAGTCGACAGGCGTTGCCAATAAATCAAGCTTACAAAAGGGTACTTCAATTACTTGCTTCTGGATTATTCCTTCCAGGATCTGCTG GTATATCTGATCCTTGCGAAGGTGGTAACATTCGCGTTCACACAGCCATGACCTTAGAGCAACAGGATCTAGTGTGTTTGACCGCACAAACACTATTGCGTGTTCTAGCTCACGGAGGTTATAGACCACTTCTAGAAGGTACAAATAAACTAGCCGTTGAAATGAGTGTATGGGCTGGTGGTGTTGTTGCTAGTCCATTAGATAAAGCATATGAGCCTCCTACAGAACAGGAGCAACAAGAAGACATGGAGGAAAGTAACGAAGAAATGATAACAGAAAATGTATAA